Sequence from the Acidimicrobiales bacterium genome:
ACCAACGGGGGAGGGGGACAGGTGAAGCACCTCCTGTCGATCCGCGATCTCGGAGCCGACGGCATCGCCGAGGTTCACGACCTCACCGACAGCTTCGTCGAGGTCAGCTCCCGGGCCATCCCCAAGGTCCCGGCGCTGCGGGGCCGAACGGTGGCGTGGCTGTTCTACGAGGACTCCACACGCACCCGCACCTCCTTCGAGGCCGCCGCCCGCCGACTGTCGGCCGACACGGTGAACTTCAGCGTCGGGTCGTCGTCGGTGAACAAGGGCGAATCGCTGCGCGACACCGCCCTCACCATCCAGGCCATGGGCGTCGATGCCATCGTGGTGCGCCACGCCTCGGCGGGGGTGCCGTGGCAGCTCACCCGCTGGCTCGACGCCTCGGTCGTCAACGCGGGCGACGGGTGGCACGAACACCCGACACAGGCACTGCTCGACACCTACACGCTGCGCGAGCGGCTGGGAGGCCTCGATGGCCGGCGCATCGCCATCATCGGCGACATCAAGCACTCGCGGGTGGCGGGCAGCAACGTGCACGCGTTCACCGCCATGGGTGCCGAGGTGGTGCTGGTGGCACCGCCAACGTTGCTACCGGCGAACCTCGATGCCTGGCCGGTCGAGGTGAGCCACGACCTCGATGCCGTGTTGCCCACCGTCGATGTCGCCTACACCCTGCGGATGCAACTCGAACGCCAGCGCGCCGCGCCGGTGCCGAGCCTCCGCGAGTTCACCCACCGCTACGGGCTCAGCGCCGAGCGGGCCGCGCGGCTGCCCGAGCACGCGTTGGTGATGCACCCCGGACCCATGAACCGGGGTGTCGAGATCGCCGCCGAGGTGGCCGACGGGCCCCGGTCGGTGATCCTCGACCAGGTCCGGAACGGGGTGGCGGTGCGCATGGCGGTGCTGTTCTTGTTGTTGGGGTCGGGACGTCCCGACGAACGAGTGGAGGGGACGGTGGCCGCACGTGGCTGAACTGGTCATCAGGGGCGGGACGATCATCGACCCGAACGGCAGTCACGAGACCGACGTGGCCATCGCCGACGGTCGGGTGGTCGAGCTCGGAACGGATCTCGATGGCGACCGGATCCTCGACGCGTCGGGCTGCATCGTCAGTCCCGGCTTCGTCGACCTCCACACCCATCTTCGCCAGCCCGGCCGCGAAGAGGCCGAGACCATCGGGAGTGGGGCCAGGGCGGCCGCCCGGGGCGGCTTCACCGCCGTGGTCGCCATGCCGAACACCACGCCGGCCATGGACTCGGCCTCGGTGGTGGCCGAGGTCCTCGAGCTCGGCAACGGCGTCTCCTGCGAGATCCTGGCGTCGGGTGCCATCACCGTGGGGCGCGAGGGCGAACAGCTGTCGCCCATGGGCGAGCTGGCCGATCTGGGGGTGAACATCTTCACCGACGACGGAACCGGGGTGCAGGACGACGCGGTCATGCGGCGCGCCATGGAGTACGCCCGCGGGCTGGGGGTGACCCTGGCCCAGCACTGTGAGGTGACCAGCCTGTCGGCCGGGACCTGCATGCACGAGGGCGAGTGGTCGACCCGTCTCGGGTTGCCGGGCCAGCCCGCAGAGGCCGAAGAGCTGATGGTGTCCCGCGACATCGCCCTGTCGGGCCTCACGGGTGCACGGATCCACTTCCAGCACCTCTCCACCGGTGGTTCGGTCGAGCTGGTGCGGGCAGCCAAGGCCCAGGGCCTCCCCGTCACCGCGGAGGCCGCCACCCACCACTTCACCCTCACCGACGCGTGCGTCGGGTCCTACGACCCGGTGTTCAAGGTCCACCCGCCCCTGCGCAGCAGTGCCGACGTGGCTGCAGTGCGCGCCGGGCTCGTCGACGGCACCATCGACGCCATCGCCACCGACCACGCGCCCCACACCAGCCAGGACAAGGAACGACCCTTCGACGCCGCGCCGCCGGGCATGCTGGGGCTCGAGACGGCCCTGGCGCTGGCCATCACCGAGCTCGGTGATCAGCTCGACCTCGACCACATCGTCGCACTGCTCTCGTGGCGCCCCGCTGTCATCGCCGGCGCCGCCGACCGCCACGGTCGTCCCGTCGCTCCGGGCGAGCCGGCCAACCTGGCCGTGTTCGACCCGACCGCCACCTGGACCGTCGACCCCGCCGACACCGCCAGCCGAAGCCGCAACACCCCCTATGCCGGTCGCACCCTCACCGGCCGAGTCCGCCACACCCTCTTGTGGGGCCAACCCACCGTGATCGATGGAGCAACCACCCGATGACCATACGCCCTGCACTGCTGGTCCTCGCCGACGGCACCACCTTCGAAGGTGAGGCCATCGGCGCCGAACCACCCGGTGGGATCGCCACCGGTGAGGTCGTGTTCAACACCGTGCTCACCGGCTACCAGGAGGTCATCACCGACCCGTCCTATGCCGGTCAGATCATCACCTTCACCTATCCCCACATCGGCAACTACGGCACCAACGCGGGCGACGACGAAGCCGCCCATCCCGCCTGCCGGGGCGTCGTGGTGCGCGAGATGGCGCGCCGGCACAGCAACTGGCGGGCCACCGACGGCCTCGACTCGTTCCTGCGCCGACACGGTGTGGCCGGGATCGGTGGGGTGGACACGCGACGCCTCACCCGCCACATCCGCGAGGCAGGGTCGATGCCCGCCGCCTTCGGTACCGCCGACCACTCGGCGCTGGTCGCGGCCGCGGCGACCGAGCCGGGCACCGAGGGCATCGATCTCGTCGACACGGTCAGCACCGGCGAGGCCTACACCGTCGGCCACGGGCCGAAGCGCATCGTCGCCTACGACTACGGCATCAAGTCGACCATCCTGCGCCATCTGGGCGAGCTCGGGGTGGTCGAGGTGGTGCCGGCCTCGACCCCGGCGGCGGCGGTGCTCGAGCGCCGGCCCGACGGCGTGTTCCTCTCCAACGGGCCCGGCGACCCTGCCGCGGTCTCCTACGCCGTCGACGCGGTCCGTGACCTGCTGGGCCAGGTACCGGTGTTCGGCATCTGCCTCGGCCACCAGCTCATGGCGGTGGCCCTCGGGGGCAGCACCCACAAGCTGGCGTTCGGTCACCACGGTGGCAACCACCCGGTGCGACACCTCCACAGCGGCGCAGTGGAGATCACCAGCCAGAACCACAACTACGCGGTCACCGAGGGCAGCCTCGACTCGGCCGAGGTCACCCACGTCAATCTCAACGACGGGGTCATCGAAGGCATCCGCAGCACCGAGGTTCCGGCGTTCAGCGTCCAGTACCACCCCGAAGCCGGTCCCGGGCCCCACGACTCGCGCTATCTGTTCACGCTGTTCGACCGGCTCATGGAGGGCAAAGACCTCGCCGCGCTGAAGGGAGCGAACTGATGCCCCGTCGCGACGATCTGTCGTCGATCCTGCTCATCGGCTCGGGGCCGATCATCATCGGCCAGGCCTGCGAGTTCGACTACTCGGGTACCCAGGCCTGCCGGGTGCTGCGCGAGGAGGGGTACCGGGTGATCCTGGCCAACTCCAACCCGGCCACGATCATGACCGACCCCGACTTCGCCGACGCCACCTACGTCGAACCGCTCGACATCGAGGTGCTGACCGCGATCATCGAGAAGGAGCGGCCCGACGCGCTGCTGCCCACCCTTGGCGGCCAGACCGCGCTCAACTTGTCGATGGAGCTGGTCGAGGCCGGGGTGCTCGACCAGTACGGGGTCGAGCTGATCGGCGCCAACGCCGAGGCCATCGCCACCGCCGAGGATCGCCAGCAGTTCAAGGTGGCGATGGCCGAGATCGGCATCGATGCCCCGTCGTCGGCCATCGCCCACACCATCGAGGGCGCGCTCGACGTCGTCGAGGAGATCGGGCTGCCGGTGGTCATCCGACCGGCCTACATCCTCGGTGGCCGCGGCACCGGCATCGCCTCGACCCCCGAGGAGTTCGAGCGGATGGCCCGGTTCGGGCTCTCGGCCAGCCCGATCAGCGAGATCCTCATCGAGGAGTCCATCGCGGGCTGGAAGGAGTTCGAGCTCGAGGTGATGCGTGACCACGCCGACAACTGCGTGATCATCTGCTCGATCGAGAACGTCGACCCGATGGGTGTCCACACCGGCGACTCGATCACCGTCGCCCCGGCCCAGACCCTGTCCGACGTCGAGTACCAGCTCATGCGCGACGCCGCCTTCGCCTGCATCCGCCGGGTGGGGGTCGAGACCGGCGGCTCCAACGTGCAGTTCGCCCTGCACCCCGAGACCGGCCGCATGGTCATCATCGAGATGAACCCCCGTGTCAGTCGGTCCTCCGCGCTCGCGTCGAAGGCCACCGGGTTCCCGATCGCCAAGATCGCCACCCGCCTGGCCGTCGGCTACCGGCTCGACGAGATCGACAACGACATCACCCAGAAGACCCCGGCCAGCTTCGAGCCGACGATCGACTACGTGGTCACCAAGATCCCGCGCTGGGCGTTCGAGAAGTTCCCGGGAACCACCGGGGTGCTGGGCACCTCGATGCAGTCGGTCGGCGAGGTCATGGCGATCGGTCGTACCTTCCCCGAATCGCTGCAGAAGGCGCTG
This genomic interval carries:
- a CDS encoding aspartate carbamoyltransferase catalytic subunit — encoded protein: MKHLLSIRDLGADGIAEVHDLTDSFVEVSSRAIPKVPALRGRTVAWLFYEDSTRTRTSFEAAARRLSADTVNFSVGSSSVNKGESLRDTALTIQAMGVDAIVVRHASAGVPWQLTRWLDASVVNAGDGWHEHPTQALLDTYTLRERLGGLDGRRIAIIGDIKHSRVAGSNVHAFTAMGAEVVLVAPPTLLPANLDAWPVEVSHDLDAVLPTVDVAYTLRMQLERQRAAPVPSLREFTHRYGLSAERAARLPEHALVMHPGPMNRGVEIAAEVADGPRSVILDQVRNGVAVRMAVLFLLLGSGRPDERVEGTVAARG
- a CDS encoding dihydroorotase, with protein sequence MAELVIRGGTIIDPNGSHETDVAIADGRVVELGTDLDGDRILDASGCIVSPGFVDLHTHLRQPGREEAETIGSGARAAARGGFTAVVAMPNTTPAMDSASVVAEVLELGNGVSCEILASGAITVGREGEQLSPMGELADLGVNIFTDDGTGVQDDAVMRRAMEYARGLGVTLAQHCEVTSLSAGTCMHEGEWSTRLGLPGQPAEAEELMVSRDIALSGLTGARIHFQHLSTGGSVELVRAAKAQGLPVTAEAATHHFTLTDACVGSYDPVFKVHPPLRSSADVAAVRAGLVDGTIDAIATDHAPHTSQDKERPFDAAPPGMLGLETALALAITELGDQLDLDHIVALLSWRPAVIAGAADRHGRPVAPGEPANLAVFDPTATWTVDPADTASRSRNTPYAGRTLTGRVRHTLLWGQPTVIDGATTR
- the carA gene encoding glutamine-hydrolyzing carbamoyl-phosphate synthase small subunit, whose product is MTIRPALLVLADGTTFEGEAIGAEPPGGIATGEVVFNTVLTGYQEVITDPSYAGQIITFTYPHIGNYGTNAGDDEAAHPACRGVVVREMARRHSNWRATDGLDSFLRRHGVAGIGGVDTRRLTRHIREAGSMPAAFGTADHSALVAAAATEPGTEGIDLVDTVSTGEAYTVGHGPKRIVAYDYGIKSTILRHLGELGVVEVVPASTPAAAVLERRPDGVFLSNGPGDPAAVSYAVDAVRDLLGQVPVFGICLGHQLMAVALGGSTHKLAFGHHGGNHPVRHLHSGAVEITSQNHNYAVTEGSLDSAEVTHVNLNDGVIEGIRSTEVPAFSVQYHPEAGPGPHDSRYLFTLFDRLMEGKDLAALKGAN